The following proteins come from a genomic window of Planctomycetota bacterium:
- a CDS encoding PAS domain S-box protein, with the protein MGEYPKQCGIMSVGVGPPRPFVRDGNVKMTESGTGNPPSIEQVQRLQRLLEQGPSQIRQIIDLVPHRIFIKDAAGRFVLVNQALADAYHRTVEEMIGLHHADVHPIADQVQLMLDDDRDVIERGVPKVIDDMALTNHRGQTLHFQVTKVPFRFADKTVGVLGIATNITDLKKAELALRKAHDQLGDRARKSAVELDRYWAMSPDLLCTADFEGRFTRINPAWRHTLGYDDVDLLTHPYIEFVHPDDQERTLAEAASIYEGNITRGFENRYRCKDGSYRWLVWNTSVVPEEKTIYAVARDVTDRREAEQRFRTLVSNLPGAVYRCACDEHWTMQFLSNAIESIAGYPVTDFIDNRVRSYASIIHPDDVAMVDQLVQDGVRKHQPYDLEYRIVHEDGNIRWVYEKGQGVFDHDGRLLFLDGAIFDITEQKLAQKLIEQRTKELARSNADLEEFAYAASHDLRAPLRAIANLSEWIEEDAGPSLSDDARSHLSLLRRRVNRMQRLIDDLLTYSRATRQHEQAERVDVAKLLEDVIFLLNPPGTFTIRIQPGMPAFHTDKAPLSQVFTNLIGNAVKHHDKPDGRIDINVTDEGAFYRFTIRDDGPGIPLEFRERIFKMFHTLRSRDEVETSGVGLALVKKLVERRGGRVWVESAEARGSMFHFTWPKSAEESHGRAE; encoded by the coding sequence ATGGGGGAATACCCCAAGCAGTGCGGTATCATGAGCGTCGGTGTCGGGCCGCCGCGTCCTTTCGTGCGTGATGGAAACGTGAAGATGACCGAGTCTGGAACCGGCAACCCGCCGTCGATCGAACAGGTGCAGCGCCTGCAACGCCTTCTTGAACAGGGCCCGTCGCAGATTCGTCAGATCATCGACCTCGTCCCGCACCGCATTTTCATCAAAGACGCCGCCGGCCGATTCGTCCTCGTCAACCAGGCACTCGCCGACGCCTATCACCGGACCGTCGAAGAGATGATCGGTCTGCATCACGCCGACGTGCACCCCATCGCCGATCAAGTTCAGCTCATGCTCGACGACGACCGCGATGTCATCGAACGCGGCGTCCCCAAAGTCATCGACGACATGGCCCTCACCAATCACCGCGGCCAGACGCTCCACTTCCAAGTCACCAAAGTCCCCTTCCGCTTCGCTGACAAGACCGTCGGCGTGCTCGGCATCGCCACCAACATCACTGACCTCAAAAAAGCTGAGCTGGCCCTGCGCAAGGCGCACGACCAACTCGGCGACCGCGCCCGCAAAAGCGCCGTCGAACTCGATCGCTACTGGGCCATGTCGCCCGACCTTCTGTGCACCGCGGATTTCGAGGGGCGATTCACGCGCATCAATCCCGCATGGCGCCATACGCTCGGCTACGACGACGTCGACCTGCTCACGCATCCGTACATCGAATTCGTTCACCCCGACGATCAGGAGCGCACGCTCGCAGAAGCCGCGTCGATTTATGAAGGCAACATCACGCGCGGCTTCGAGAATCGCTATCGATGCAAGGACGGATCGTATCGCTGGCTGGTGTGGAACACGTCGGTCGTCCCCGAGGAGAAGACCATCTACGCCGTCGCCCGCGATGTGACGGACCGCCGGGAGGCGGAACAGCGCTTCCGCACACTCGTGTCCAATCTCCCCGGAGCCGTCTACCGATGCGCCTGCGACGAGCATTGGACCATGCAGTTTCTGTCCAACGCCATCGAGTCCATCGCCGGCTATCCGGTGACGGATTTCATCGACAACCGCGTGCGTTCCTACGCCTCGATCATTCACCCCGACGACGTGGCGATGGTCGATCAGCTCGTACAGGATGGCGTGCGCAAGCATCAGCCCTACGACCTCGAATACCGCATCGTTCACGAGGACGGCAACATCCGATGGGTCTATGAAAAAGGGCAGGGCGTCTTCGACCATGACGGTCGGCTCCTGTTCCTCGACGGAGCGATCTTCGACATCACCGAACAGAAACTTGCGCAGAAACTCATCGAGCAGCGCACCAAGGAGCTGGCCCGCTCCAACGCGGATCTCGAAGAGTTCGCCTACGCCGCGTCGCACGATCTACGCGCCCCGCTGCGCGCGATCGCCAACTTATCGGAGTGGATCGAGGAGGACGCCGGTCCGAGTCTCAGCGACGACGCCAGGTCGCATCTGTCGCTCCTGCGCCGGCGGGTCAATCGCATGCAGCGGCTCATCGACGATCTGTTGACCTACTCGCGCGCCACACGGCAGCATGAACAAGCGGAGCGGGTGGACGTCGCGAAACTGCTCGAGGACGTGATCTTCCTGCTCAATCCGCCCGGCACGTTCACCATCCGCATTCAGCCGGGCATGCCCGCTTTCCATACCGACAAGGCCCCGCTTTCGCAGGTGTTCACCAACCTGATCGGCAACGCCGTCAAACATCACGACAAGCCCGACGGCCGCATCGACATCAACGTGACGGACGAGGGCGCGTTTTATCGGTTCACCATTCGCGACGACGGGCCGGGCATTCCGCTCGAGTTCCGTGAACGGATCTTCAAGATGTTCCATACCCTCCGCTCACGCGACGAGGTCGAAACCAGCGGCGTGGGGCTGGCGCTGGTCAAAAAGCTTGTCGAACGCCGCGGCGGGCGCGTCTGGGTCGAGTCGGCCGAAGCGCGCGGCTCGATGTTCCATTTCACCTGGCCAAAATCCGCCGAGGAGTCACATGGTCGTGCTGAATGA
- a CDS encoding response regulator, producing MVVLNESVNILVVDDDEVDVMAVRRAFVKAGIRNPVKVAGDGLEALSILRSQDPHETIHRPYLILLDLNMPRMDGVEFLKHLRADPKHRGAVVFVLTSSKDEQHKRQAYQYHVAGYVIKSNLSDDFVKLASLLEQYARLVELP from the coding sequence ATGGTCGTGCTGAATGAATCGGTCAACATCCTTGTCGTCGACGACGACGAAGTCGACGTCATGGCCGTCCGCCGCGCTTTCGTCAAGGCGGGCATCCGCAACCCCGTCAAAGTCGCCGGCGACGGGCTCGAAGCGCTGTCGATCCTCCGCAGCCAGGACCCGCACGAGACGATTCACCGTCCGTATCTCATCCTGCTCGATCTGAACATGCCGCGGATGGACGGCGTGGAGTTCCTCAAGCATCTGCGCGCTGATCCCAAGCACCGCGGGGCCGTCGTCTTCGTGCTCACCAGCTCCAAGGACGAGCAGCACAAGCGGCAGGCCTACCAGTATCACGTCGCCGGATACGTCATCAAATCGAACCTGAGCGATGACTTCGTCAAGCTCGCGTCGCTGCTGGAGCAGTATGCCCGCCTGGTGGAGCTGCCGTAG
- a CDS encoding PAS domain S-box protein, with protein MTSSSSRRCWSSMPAWWSCRSVKRRESSHMPNTPLSILLVDDAMEDRMAVRRAIAKSTLNASVEEIGDIRTALRRMRETNFSVAIVDFNLPDGDALDLLRRGKAQDSELPPVVVLTGQGSETVAADSIKAGALDYLPKSELTPSRIAQSLRNAVRVHHAEQRAKAAEVSIRASEKRFRDLFENSPDPIIVQDLSGNVLDANPAACRLHGLDHKTLKGMNQAQLKAPGVAAGSHDFDRMVRGEIEVLETASWNHQGYGVPVQIRCRRIEYDGQPALLLHLRDITELKAANELLEQRVADRTRDLTDAITKLHIETAERRAAQERAMQLQSQLAHTGRLTMLGELASGLAHEINQPLGAIVNYLRGCMEHIESGDANVNDLLGPITTAAAQAERAGQIVRHLRQFVTKGYTHQTRQSVPQMIHEVAELLEFESRDHKVSLRLDVPDDLPMVMADRVQVQQVLMNLMRNGIEAMDQIEPKQRLLHVAAAVNDENRVRISVRDAGCGCDGASLDRMFDAFYTTKEQGMGMGLAISRSIIEAHGGQLWAEHNHDRGLTFRFSLPIANGVHHG; from the coding sequence ATGACTTCGTCAAGCTCGCGTCGCTGCTGGAGCAGTATGCCCGCCTGGTGGAGCTGCCGTAGCGTCAAGCGTCGGGAATCGTCGCACATGCCCAACACGCCCCTGTCCATCCTGCTTGTCGATGACGCCATGGAAGACCGCATGGCGGTGCGGCGTGCGATCGCCAAGTCGACGCTCAACGCGAGCGTCGAAGAGATCGGCGACATCCGCACCGCGCTGCGCCGGATGCGCGAAACGAACTTCAGCGTCGCCATCGTCGATTTCAATCTGCCCGACGGCGATGCGCTGGATCTGCTCCGCCGGGGCAAGGCGCAGGACAGCGAGCTGCCGCCGGTGGTGGTGCTCACCGGTCAGGGCAGCGAGACGGTGGCGGCGGATTCGATCAAGGCGGGCGCGCTCGACTATCTGCCCAAATCGGAATTGACGCCCAGCCGCATCGCCCAGTCGCTGCGCAACGCCGTGCGCGTCCATCACGCCGAACAGCGCGCCAAGGCCGCCGAAGTCAGTATCCGCGCCAGTGAAAAGCGCTTCCGCGATCTATTTGAGAACTCTCCCGATCCGATCATCGTGCAGGATCTGTCGGGCAACGTGCTCGACGCCAACCCCGCCGCGTGCCGGCTGCACGGGCTCGACCACAAGACGCTCAAAGGCATGAATCAGGCGCAGCTCAAGGCGCCCGGCGTTGCCGCCGGGTCGCACGACTTTGACCGCATGGTCCGCGGCGAGATCGAGGTGCTCGAAACCGCAAGCTGGAATCATCAGGGCTACGGCGTCCCGGTGCAGATTCGCTGCCGCCGCATCGAATACGACGGCCAGCCCGCCCTGCTGCTGCATCTGCGCGACATCACCGAGCTCAAGGCGGCCAACGAACTGCTTGAGCAGCGCGTCGCCGACCGGACGCGCGATCTGACGGATGCGATCACGAAGCTGCACATCGAAACCGCCGAGCGACGCGCCGCACAGGAACGCGCGATGCAGCTTCAGTCCCAGCTCGCCCACACCGGCCGATTGACCATGCTCGGCGAACTGGCCTCCGGCCTGGCGCATGAGATCAACCAGCCCTTGGGCGCGATCGTCAACTATCTGCGCGGCTGCATGGAGCACATCGAATCGGGTGACGCGAACGTCAATGACCTGCTGGGCCCCATCACCACCGCCGCCGCACAGGCCGAACGCGCCGGCCAGATCGTGCGTCATCTGCGTCAGTTCGTCACCAAGGGCTACACGCACCAGACGCGCCAGTCGGTGCCGCAGATGATTCACGAAGTGGCGGAGCTGCTCGAATTCGAGTCGCGCGATCACAAGGTCTCGCTGCGGCTCGATGTACCGGACGATTTGCCGATGGTGATGGCCGATCGCGTGCAGGTTCAGCAGGTGCTCATGAACCTGATGCGCAACGGAATCGAAGCGATGGATCAGATCGAGCCCAAGCAGCGCCTGCTGCACGTCGCCGCCGCGGTCAACGATGAGAATCGCGTGCGGATTTCCGTGCGCGATGCGGGCTGCGGTTGCGACGGCGCGTCGCTCGATCGGATGTTCGATGCGTTCTACACCACCAAGGAGCAGGGCATGGGCATGGGCCTGGCCATCAGTCGCTCCATCATCGAGGCCCACGGCGGACAGCTTTGGGCTGAACACAATCACGACCGCGGACTGACCTTCCGCTTCAGTCTGCCTATCGCCAATGGGGTGCATCATGGCTAA
- a CDS encoding response regulator, with protein sequence MAKARKHDSAVTPDTIVYVVDDDHAMRESLAYLITSHGLHVETFASAETFLDHYKEGRHACLVLDVRMPGMSGLELQKLLAERQSKLPVILLTAHGDVPMAVKAMRAGAFDFVEKPGNGHMLLERILRALEQSRQAQADKQRVETVQAAIEELSRRERQVMDLVVAGKLNKQIAAELGISIKTVEVHRARMMAKMKAENLADLVRMVLDARQA encoded by the coding sequence ATGGCTAAAGCCCGCAAGCACGACTCCGCCGTCACGCCCGACACGATCGTTTATGTCGTCGATGATGATCACGCCATGCGCGAGTCGCTGGCGTACCTGATCACCTCGCACGGCCTGCACGTCGAGACATTCGCCAGCGCCGAGACGTTTCTCGATCATTACAAGGAGGGCCGGCATGCGTGTCTCGTGCTCGACGTGCGCATGCCGGGGATGAGCGGGCTGGAGCTTCAGAAGCTTCTAGCCGAGCGGCAGAGCAAATTGCCGGTGATCCTTCTCACGGCGCACGGCGATGTGCCGATGGCGGTCAAGGCGATGCGTGCGGGGGCGTTCGATTTCGTGGAAAAGCCCGGCAACGGGCACATGTTGCTGGAGCGCATCCTGCGCGCCTTGGAACAGTCGCGCCAGGCGCAGGCGGACAAACAGCGCGTCGAAACCGTGCAGGCGGCGATCGAGGAATTGTCGCGCCGCGAGCGGCAGGTCATGGATCTTGTCGTCGCGGGCAAACTCAACAAGCAGATCGCCGCCGAGCTGGGCATCAGCATCAAGACCGTCGAAGTGCACCGGGCGCGCATGATGGCGAAGATGAAAGCCGAAAACCTCGCCGACCTCGTCCGCATGGTCTTGGACGCCCGGCAGGCGTGA
- a CDS encoding rhomboid family intramembrane serine protease, which translates to MIILVPYQVDVPMARWPIANFGLIAVTILFFVYELNGMSDAMFEAMVLEGWNPIGLIGHMLLHADIVHLVGNMIFLWVFGNAVCAKLGNGRYILTYLALGVFAGAIQNLCDGHPTIGASGAINGIVGLFLVFYPRNLVSCAWLFIIRVGVFHCESILMILLWLAFDIWGVVSGGGAVAYFAHLGGFAGGFGLAVLLLRRGYVQMGSTEKSILEGWSVAEATPSRHRDEASTFQMPDIPKPAQRDGEMIRLTCPCGRSLRIHQRHAGKRGRCPACNNELHIPMI; encoded by the coding sequence ATGATTATTCTGGTGCCGTATCAGGTTGACGTTCCGATGGCCCGCTGGCCCATCGCGAACTTCGGGCTCATCGCCGTGACGATCCTGTTCTTCGTCTACGAACTCAACGGCATGAGCGACGCGATGTTCGAGGCCATGGTGCTTGAGGGGTGGAACCCGATCGGGCTCATCGGTCACATGCTCCTGCACGCCGACATCGTGCACCTCGTGGGCAACATGATCTTCCTGTGGGTGTTCGGCAACGCGGTATGCGCCAAACTCGGCAACGGGCGATACATCCTGACCTACCTCGCGCTGGGCGTCTTCGCCGGCGCGATTCAAAACCTCTGCGACGGCCACCCGACGATCGGCGCCAGCGGCGCGATCAACGGCATCGTCGGCCTGTTCCTGGTTTTCTATCCCCGCAATCTCGTGAGCTGCGCCTGGCTGTTCATCATCCGCGTCGGCGTCTTTCATTGCGAGAGCATCCTGATGATTCTCCTGTGGCTCGCGTTCGACATCTGGGGCGTGGTCAGCGGCGGCGGGGCGGTGGCTTACTTCGCCCATCTGGGCGGATTCGCCGGCGGGTTCGGACTGGCGGTGCTGCTCCTTCGCCGCGGATATGTGCAGATGGGTTCGACGGAGAAGTCGATCCTTGAAGGTTGGTCGGTCGCCGAAGCGACGCCTTCGCGGCATCGTGACGAGGCGAGCACCTTTCAAATGCCCGACATTCCCAAGCCGGCGCAGCGCGACGGCGAGATGATCCGCCTTACCTGTCCTTGCGGGCGATCGCTGCGCATTCATCAGCGTCACGCCGGCAAGCGCGGGCGGTGTCCGGCGTGCAACAATGAACTGCACATCCCGATGATCTGA
- a CDS encoding cellulase family glycosylhydrolase produces MTRLYLRRPQWKGSIMPRLFVLVVTLLLASAGVRAETPALKRGIDLSHWFSQSWDYKPQRLHTYFTDADAKLIRDAGCDHVRFTIDPAPLWDAAAGQFKAAHLALVDEAMDMLLAAGLNVVVDMQPSDQFKKTLREDPAAVASFEQFWSRFAAHLAGRDPNRIALELMNEPQGDDKTWPATQLRLLHAVRAAAPRHTIVVTADNWSKAEAISTMEPVDDANVLYTFHFYAPMDFTHQGATWGPEHWKGMHDVPWLYTRQNVDKMIDRITSPSSKKVLLWNSKENWDATKINGIFEGLAAWAKAHEARIYMGEFGVMRKFAAPADRAAWLRDVRSAAEKYGFGWAMWDYAGGFNFVNEVDGRRTPDPLVTEALGLKP; encoded by the coding sequence ATGACCAGATTGTACCTTCGCCGACCGCAATGGAAAGGATCGATCATGCCGCGTCTTTTCGTACTTGTCGTGACCCTGCTTCTCGCCTCCGCCGGCGTCCGCGCCGAAACGCCGGCGCTGAAGCGCGGCATCGACCTGAGCCATTGGTTCTCGCAGTCCTGGGACTACAAGCCGCAGCGCCTGCACACGTACTTCACCGACGCGGACGCCAAGCTGATTCGTGATGCCGGGTGCGATCACGTTCGATTCACCATCGACCCGGCCCCGCTGTGGGACGCGGCGGCGGGCCAGTTCAAGGCGGCGCATCTGGCGCTGGTGGACGAGGCGATGGACATGCTTCTGGCGGCGGGGCTCAACGTCGTCGTCGACATGCAGCCGTCCGATCAATTCAAGAAAACCCTGCGTGAGGACCCGGCGGCGGTGGCGTCGTTCGAGCAGTTCTGGTCCAGGTTCGCGGCCCATCTTGCCGGTCGCGATCCGAATCGCATCGCGCTGGAATTAATGAACGAACCGCAGGGTGATGACAAGACCTGGCCCGCCACGCAGCTTCGCCTGCTGCACGCCGTCCGCGCCGCCGCTCCGCGGCACACGATTGTCGTCACCGCCGACAACTGGTCCAAGGCCGAGGCGATCAGCACGATGGAGCCGGTCGATGATGCGAACGTGCTCTACACGTTCCACTTCTACGCCCCGATGGATTTTACGCATCAGGGCGCGACATGGGGCCCGGAGCACTGGAAGGGCATGCACGATGTGCCCTGGCTGTACACGCGGCAGAATGTCGACAAGATGATTGACCGGATCACCAGTCCGTCAAGCAAAAAGGTGCTGCTCTGGAACAGCAAGGAGAACTGGGACGCTACCAAAATCAACGGGATTTTCGAAGGTTTAGCCGCATGGGCCAAGGCGCATGAGGCGCGGATTTACATGGGCGAGTTCGGCGTGATGCGCAAGTTCGCCGCCCCTGCCGATCGGGCCGCGTGGCTGCGCGACGTGCGCAGCGCCGCCGAGAAATACGGTTTCGGATGGGCCATGTGGGACTATGCGGGCGGGTTCAACTTCGTCAATGAAGTCGACGGCCGGCGCACACCCGACCCGCTCGTCACCGAAGCGCTGGGGTTGAAGCCCTGA
- a CDS encoding ATP-binding cassette domain-containing protein — MTVASTTVSSQKLAAPSLLTVKHLCTYFPVKRGLLQRTVGHVRAVDDVSLTVAEGQTVGLVGESGCGKTTVGRTILRLIPATSGDVHFEGTDVFAADRAELQQLRRRMQIIFQDPVGSLNPRMTVGRIIGEPIAVHGLAKGGELTDRVAQLMERVGLSPDYAARYPHEFSGGQRQRIGIARALGLEPRFIVCDEPVSALDVSIQSQILNLLNDLQDEMGLAYLFIAHNLAVVEHFSDRVAVMYLGRIVEIADRDTLYHDPRHPYTHALLSAVPEPKPNPDKQRIVLEGEVPSPMHPPSGCHFHPRCILTRQLARNAAPADSVELTILGKTHHVHRRCVNESPQLAPVGGDADHCAACHFAEDSRRASA, encoded by the coding sequence ATGACAGTGGCCAGCACAACCGTTTCGTCGCAAAAACTCGCCGCGCCGTCGCTTTTGACGGTAAAGCATCTTTGCACGTATTTCCCGGTCAAACGCGGACTCCTTCAACGGACGGTCGGTCACGTGCGGGCGGTGGACGATGTGAGTCTCACCGTCGCGGAGGGTCAGACGGTCGGGCTCGTGGGCGAGTCCGGCTGCGGCAAGACCACCGTCGGCCGCACCATTCTACGACTCATCCCCGCCACGAGCGGCGACGTGCACTTTGAAGGCACGGATGTCTTCGCCGCCGACCGCGCCGAACTGCAACAGCTCCGCCGCCGCATGCAGATCATCTTTCAGGATCCCGTCGGCTCGCTCAACCCGCGCATGACCGTCGGGCGCATCATCGGCGAGCCCATCGCCGTGCACGGACTGGCCAAAGGCGGCGAGCTGACGGACCGCGTCGCGCAGCTCATGGAGCGCGTCGGGCTGAGCCCGGACTACGCCGCGCGTTACCCGCATGAATTTTCCGGCGGGCAGCGCCAGCGCATCGGCATCGCCCGGGCGCTGGGCCTCGAGCCGCGCTTCATCGTCTGCGACGAACCCGTCAGCGCGCTGGACGTGTCGATCCAGTCGCAGATTCTCAATCTGCTCAACGACTTGCAGGACGAGATGGGCCTGGCGTATCTGTTCATCGCGCACAATCTGGCGGTGGTCGAGCATTTTTCGGATCGCGTGGCGGTGATGTACCTCGGCCGCATCGTCGAGATCGCCGACCGTGATACGCTCTATCACGACCCGCGCCATCCGTACACGCACGCGCTGCTCTCGGCCGTGCCCGAACCCAAGCCCAATCCCGACAAGCAGCGCATCGTGCTCGAAGGCGAAGTGCCCAGCCCGATGCATCCGCCCAGCGGTTGTCATTTCCATCCGCGCTGCATCCTCACGCGCCAGCTCGCGCGCAACGCCGCCCCCGCCGATTCGGTCGAGCTGACCATCCTGGGTAAGACGCATCACGTGCATCGCCGCTGCGTGAATGAATCGCCCCAACTCGCCCCCGTCGGAGGCGATGCCGATCACTGCGCCGCCTGTCACTTCGCCGAAGATTCCCGCCGCGCCTCGGCGTAA
- a CDS encoding carboxymuconolactone decarboxylase family protein gives MALPPQYARFKKTHPELVAAYEALGEACRAAGPLDARTAALVKLGIALGAGLEGATHSAVRKGLDAGCTADEMLHVATLATTTLGFPAMMRARSWVLDVVDKK, from the coding sequence ATGGCCCTTCCCCCGCAATATGCACGGTTCAAGAAGACGCATCCGGAGCTTGTGGCGGCGTACGAGGCGTTGGGCGAGGCGTGTCGCGCCGCCGGGCCGCTCGATGCGCGGACGGCGGCGCTGGTGAAGCTCGGCATCGCGCTGGGGGCCGGGCTCGAAGGTGCGACGCACTCGGCGGTCCGCAAGGGCCTAGACGCCGGGTGCACCGCCGACGAAATGCTTCACGTCGCCACGCTCGCCACCACCACGCTCGGCTTCCCCGCCATGATGCGGGCGCGCAGTTGGGTGCTCGATGTCGTTGACAAGAAGTGA
- a CDS encoding sulfatase-like hydrolase/transferase: MSAHPLESSTTRMGQFVAFFAVFLPFFGGFAPAATPRPAKPNFVIILSDDCGYNEFSMQGEDRIPTPRIDSIARNGVRFTDGYVSGAVCSPSRAGINTGRYQERFGHEFNIPPAYSEKNGLPLSETMLPTVLHSAGYRTIALGKWHLGYAPQFTPIERGYTDYYGFLQGARSYWPLEKPSRLNQLLHDSEPVRPEQFDYMTDELGRRAAAYIHESKDKPFFVYLAFNATHMPLQATEADLKAAHGDKIAAMTIALDRAVGMVLDQLDKDGLSKNTIVVYLTDNGGPHGHDNSPLRGYKGSTWEGGIRVPFCMQWPGVIPSGQTYRYPIISLDLFATFIAAADVDKSPGKPLDGVDLLPYVTGENKERPHQTLYWKHGSNWAVRDGDMKLVAASDKGSKGDTGEKPMLFDLSKDISETNDLAAARPDDVKRLQKMYDDWHRDFPKPLWGGKHSDDDDSDAK; the protein is encoded by the coding sequence ATGTCCGCACATCCGCTTGAATCGTCCACGACCCGCATGGGTCAATTTGTGGCGTTTTTCGCCGTGTTTTTGCCGTTTTTCGGCGGCTTCGCCCCGGCGGCGACGCCTCGTCCGGCCAAGCCGAATTTCGTGATCATCCTTTCGGACGATTGCGGATACAACGAATTTTCCATGCAGGGCGAGGACAGGATTCCCACGCCCCGCATCGACTCGATCGCCAGGAACGGCGTGCGGTTCACCGATGGTTACGTCAGCGGCGCCGTCTGCAGCCCGTCGCGCGCGGGTATCAACACCGGCCGGTACCAGGAGCGCTTCGGGCATGAGTTCAACATTCCCCCGGCGTACAGCGAGAAGAACGGCCTGCCGCTGAGCGAGACAATGCTGCCAACCGTGCTTCATTCAGCCGGCTACCGCACCATCGCGCTGGGCAAGTGGCACCTGGGCTATGCCCCGCAGTTCACGCCGATCGAGCGCGGCTACACCGACTACTACGGATTCCTTCAGGGCGCACGGAGCTATTGGCCGCTAGAAAAACCCTCGCGACTCAATCAGCTTCTGCATGACTCGGAGCCCGTCCGGCCTGAGCAGTTCGACTACATGACCGACGAACTCGGCCGGCGCGCCGCAGCGTACATTCACGAATCGAAGGACAAGCCGTTCTTCGTGTACCTCGCATTCAACGCCACGCATATGCCGCTTCAGGCCACCGAGGCCGACCTCAAAGCAGCGCACGGCGACAAGATCGCAGCCATGACGATCGCGCTCGACCGCGCCGTCGGCATGGTGCTCGATCAACTGGACAAGGACGGACTCTCGAAGAACACGATCGTCGTCTACCTGACCGACAACGGCGGACCGCACGGGCACGACAATTCGCCGCTGCGCGGGTACAAGGGCAGCACATGGGAAGGCGGCATCCGCGTGCCGTTCTGCATGCAGTGGCCCGGCGTCATCCCCAGCGGGCAGACGTATCGCTATCCGATCATTTCGCTCGATCTATTCGCCACATTCATCGCCGCCGCCGACGTCGACAAATCGCCGGGCAAACCGCTCGACGGCGTCGATCTGTTGCCCTATGTGACCGGCGAGAATAAGGAACGGCCGCATCAGACGCTTTACTGGAAGCATGGCTCCAACTGGGCCGTGCGCGACGGGGACATGAAGCTGGTCGCCGCATCGGATAAAGGCAGCAAGGGCGACACCGGCGAGAAGCCGATGCTCTTTGACCTGTCGAAGGACATTTCCGAAACGAACGATCTCGCCGCCGCTCGACCTGATGATGTGAAGCGGCTGCAGAAGATGTACGACGATTGGCACCGCGACTTCCCCAAACCGCTCTGGGGCGGGAAGCATTCGGATGATGATGATTCGGACGCCAAGTGA